The Gallus gallus isolate bGalGal1 chromosome 31, bGalGal1.mat.broiler.GRCg7b, whole genome shotgun sequence genome includes a region encoding these proteins:
- the LOC101747860 gene encoding soluble scavenger receptor cysteine-rich domain-containing protein SSC5D-like isoform X9, whose protein sequence is MAPSWGSWRGLARCSLPSLPLSSPVGLLAFPGTVPFPLRLAGGPGRCAGRVELLHAGSWGTICDDDWGLPDAAVVCRQLGCGTALAAPSGAWFGEGSGPIWLNHVRCSGDEQRLAQCRHRGWHNHVCAHEEDASVVCSAHPLLSPGTTEPTGTAGSTPTDGLVPAVMWVPYSSAPYPLRLVGGPGRCAGRVELLHTGRWGTVCDDGWGLPDATVVCRQLGCGDALVAPGGAFFGEGTGPIWLDNVRCWGNESALLQCPAAPLGITDCHHREDASVICADELTEVDPMQPAPEQLPTRSLLVPPSALPRVSARPHSTSSPQPTPSSWPTAWTSETAPFLLRLAGGPGRCAGRVELLHAGSWGTVCDDGWGLLDAAVVCRQLGCGAAHKALRSAHFGPGIGPIWLDEVKCSGTEAALWHCPAEPWGKHNCDHREDAAVICTGPEDLSPVGTSPSPPEWDPASTIPRRPLGQILAIVIPTRPQRQDPAISVTRTTARAAGQDPDTSVPSTTSRSSGEDPATVFSTTTRSAVQGRVSATSTKAGRDPIRIIRITRLKAEQDPAGIIQSTKPKAAGVTRLKAGREPGGPTRSKVGWDPAGTNRSKVGRDSVGINRTKVGLDLVGTNRSKVGRESVGINKTKVRLDPVGTNRSKAGQSSVGINKTKVRLDPAGTNRSKAGQSSVGINKTKVRLDPAGTNRSKAGQSSVGISKTKVRLDPAGTNRSKAGQSSVGINKTKVKLDPAGTNRSKVGQYSVGINKVKAGQHLVGINKTKAGQDPAGTNRSKAGWDPAGTVRITRPKVGWDPLRTMWIAHPKAERIVVGANQSTRHWVLVGTTSGTKPQARQAPVGSTRSTQGLAGRDAVSAINMGNMGQEIAGVTQSTRSNAEQDSTLTMRLQASAAIWSNHSLGEPGPGDPVGSTLPVVLADPEGTMKSAASTAEPSLEGTLWVSHPSAELGSEGPVRSTQHAAELGPESTMWSIYPTAEPAPEGTMKSADPITELGPKVTLSMHPLTELDPDGNMGGAHTSVEPDPRGATNSTGPTAGLDPDNITGSTYPTTELGSDHIMGSTHTAAEPGPEGTMKSTDPTAGLDPDDDMGSTYPTKEPGPDRTMGSTHTAAELGPEGTMKSTGPTAGLNPDDIMGSTYFTTELGLDHTMGSTHTAAEPGPESTVKSTGPMAESVLEGTTAELGPDVTMRSTSPATELGPDVTMRSTSPATELGPDVTMRSTSPAADLGPDVTMRSAHPAVELGPDVTMRSTSPAAELGPDVAMRSTSPATELGPDVTMRSTSPAADLGPDVTMRSAHPAVELGPDVTMRSTSPAAELGPDVTMRSSHPAAELGPDVTMRSTSPAADLGPDVTMRSTHPAAELDPDVTMRSTSPAADLGPDVTMRSTSPAADLGPDVPVRSAHPAAELDPESTLWTTHLPEEQDPDGSMQSARSSAELSLGVSIWSAYPTADTSTWSTHPAPESELEGTTWDTHSSADFDLDGTMRNKHPSAEANLKGTMESKHIAAETSLRDTTWRTHPTEELGSDGIMRRTLSTAESGAGPMGISALPTRVSSPSPSLGPTQGLAVSPVLAVQLSPGSGTRSQHHTGAPSTQRPSEPTQYPDISNTQGPPASFQHPAESPTAWTELVLSQHPPAEPSGFWTPPDLFIQTPSSNPSPQSLPALTMLPLDPTSPYMNAAHFKHLMDIPRSQTLPAPSEDPVETLNTQKPSVSAQNPTETLSSKSPPALSQYLTEILSTQVPPAPTHHPMETSDSQPPAAPTEQSMEIFSTQRPPTVPQHFTESLSIQRPPSTLQQPMKTFGTQNPPVSLKHPMKLLSTQTPPISHQHPKEPLSTQTPPGSLKHLTDPPSTQIPSAPVQHPVETFGTQTPRAFLQHPMKLFSTQTPPAPTEALRTHSASPVLPGPPCTGPAQPAPPVPTLSALWDRGGHCVAPVLRALLWEVRGLRGQLRALARNQRRGAQRLEAIARRLGRLTALGQHILEEPPRLYGGVGIRRGVLHRRQGK, encoded by the exons atggccccatccTGGGGGTCTTGGAGGGGCTTGGCCAGGTGCAGCCTCCCCTCACTTCCTCTCTCGTCTCCAGTGGGGCTGCTCGCCTTCCCTGGCACAG TCCCATTCCCGCTGCGCCTGGCTGGGGGCCCTGGGCGCTGTGCGGGGCGCGTGGAGCTGCTGCACGCCGGGAGCTGGGGCACAATCTGCGATGATGACTGGGGACTGCCGGACGCGGCGGTggtctgcaggcagctgggctgtgggactgCGCTGGCTGCCCCATCAGGGGCCTGGTTCGGGGAAGGCTCCGGCCCCATTTGGCTCAACCACGTGCGGTGCAGCGGCGATGAGCAGCGCCTTGCCCAGTGCCGGCACCGGGGGTGGCACAACCATGTCTGCGCCCACGAGGAGGATGCCAGCGTTGTGTGCTCAG CTCATCCCTTGCTGTCGCCTGGAACCACGGAGCccactggcactgctggcagcaccccAACGGACG GGTTGGTGCCAGCAGTGATGTGGGTACCCTATTCCTCAGCCCCATACCCACTGCGTCTGGTTGGGGGCCCTGGGCGCTGCGCGGGACGTGTGGAGCTGCTGCACACTGGGCGTTGGGGCACGGTCTGTGATGATGGCTGGGGGCTGCCGGATGCCACTGTggtctgcaggcagctgggctgtggaGATGCGCTGGTTGCACCCGGTGGGGCGTTTTTTGGTGAGGGCACTGGCCCCATCTGGCTGGACAATGTGCGGTGCTGGGGGAACGAGTCGGCATTGCTGCAGTGTCCAGCTGCACCATTGGGCATCACCGACTGCCACCACCGGGAGGATGCATCTGTCATTTGTGCAG ATGAGCTGACTGAGGTAGACCCCATGCAGCCTGCTCCTGAACAGCTGCCCACCAGGTCATTGCTGGTgcccccctctgctctgccacgTGTGAGTGCCCGACCCCACAGCACCAGCTCCCCTCAGCCTACACCAAGCAGCTGGCCCACAGCATGGACATCAGAGACGG CCCCGTTCCTGCTGCGCCTGGCTGGGGGCCCTGGGCGCTGTGCAGGGCGCGTGGAGCTGCTGCATGCCGGGAGCTGGGGCACAGTCTGTGATGATGGCTGGGGCCTGCTGGATGCGGCTGTggtctgcaggcagctgggctgtggggctgcacacaAAGCCCTCCGCAGCGCCCACTTTGGTCCTGGCATTGGCCCCATATGGCTGGATGAGGTGAAGTGCAGTGGGACAGAGGCTGCACTGTGGCACTGCCCAGCTGAGCCTTGGGGCAAGCACAACTGTGACCACCGAGAGGATGCTGCTGTCATCTGCACAG GGCCAGAAGACTTGTCACCTGTGGGGacctccccatctcccccagAATGGGATCCAGCTAGCACCATCCCTCGACGTCCTCTAGGACAGATTCTGGCCATAGTCATTCCCACACGTCCCCAAAGACAGGATCCAGCTATCAGTGTCACTAGAACCACTGCACGAGCTGCAGGACAGGATCCAGACACCAGTGTCCCCAGCACTACCTCACGATCCTCAGGAGAGGATCCTGCCACTGTCTTCAGCACCACCACACGATCTGCAGTACAAGGTCGAGTCAGTGCCACCTCAACCAAAGCAGGGCGAGATCCCATCCGTATCATCAGGATCACCCGACTCAAAGCAGAACAGGATCCAGCTGGCATTATCCAGAGCACCAAGCCCAAGGCAGCTGGTGTCACCAGGCTGAAGGCAGGACGGGAGCCTGGTGGCCCCACCAGGTCCAAAGTTGGATGGGATCCAGCTGGCACCAACAGGTCCAAAGTGGGACGGGATTCAGTTGGCATCAACAGGACCAAAGTGGGACTGGATCTGGTTGGCACCAACAGGTCAAAGGTGGGACGGGAGTCTGTTGGCATCAACAAGACCAAAGTGAGATTGGATCCAGTTGGTACCAACAGGTCCAAGGCAGGACAGTCTTCTGTTGGCATCAACAAGACCAAAGTGAGATTGGATCCAGCTGGCACCAACAGGTCCAAGGCAGGACAGTCTTCTGTTGGCATCAACAAGACCAAAGTGAGATTGGATCCAGCTGGCACCAACAGGTCCAAGGCAGGACAGTCTTCTGTTGGCATCAGCAAGACCAAAGTGAGATTGGATCCAGCTGGCACCAACAGATCCAAGGCAGGACAGTCTTCTGTTGGCATCAACAAGACCAAAGTGAAATTGGATCCAGCTGGCACCAACAGATCCAAGGTAGGACAGTATTCTGTTGGCATCAACAAAGTCAAAGCAGGACAGCATCTGGTGGGCATCAACAAGACCAAAGCAGGACAGGATCCAGCTGGCACCAATAGGTCCAAGGCAGGATGGGATCCAGCTGGCACCGTTCGCATCACCCGACCCAAAGTGGGATGGGATCCGCTTCGTACCATGTGGATTGCCCATCCCAAAGCAGAGCGGATTGTTGTGGGAGCCAATCAGAGCACCAGGCATTGGGTTTTGGTGGGGACCACATCAGGAACCAAGCCTCAAGCAAGACAGGCTCCAGTTGGTTCCACCAGGAGCACTCAGGGGCTGGCAGGACGGGATGCCGTTAGTGCTATCAATATGGGCAATATGGGACAGGAGATTGCTGGTGTCACACAGAGCACCAGATCCAATGCAGAGCAGGACTCAACCCTTACCATGAGGCTCCAAGCAAGTGCTGCCATATGGAGTAACCACAGCCTGGGAGAACCAGGTCCAGGGGATCCTGTTGGGAGTACACTTCCTGTAGTATTAGCAGATCCAGAAGGTACCATGAAGAGTGCAGCTTCTACAGCAGAACCAAGTCTGGAAGGGACCTTGTGGGTTTCACATCCCTCAGCAGAACTGGGTTCCGAAGGTCCCGTAAGGAGCACTCAACATGCAGCAGAACTAGGTCCTGAAAGTACCATGTGGAGCATATAtcccacagcagagccagctccagAAGGTACCATGAAAAGCGCAGATCCTATAACAGAACTGGGTCCAAAAGTTACTTTGAGCATGCATCCTCTAACAGAACTGGACCCAGATGGTAACATGGGGGGTGCACATACTTCAGTAGAACCAGACCCTAGAGGTGCCACGAATAGCACAGGTCCTACAGCAGGACTGGATCCAGATAATATCACAGGGAGCACATATCCCACAACAGAACTAGGTTCAGATCATATCATGGGGAGCACACATACTGCAGCAGAACCAGGTCCAGAAGGTACCATGAAGAGTACAGATCCTACAGCAGGACTGGATCCAGATGATGACATGGGGAGCACATATCCCACAAAAGAACCGGGTCCAGATCGTACCATGGGGAGCACACATACTGCAGCAGAACTAGGTCCAGAAGGTACCATGAAGAGTACAGGTCCTACGGCAGGACTGAATCCAGATGATATAATGGGGAGCACATATTTCACAACAGAACTAGGTCTAGATCATACCATGGGGAGCACACATACAGCAGCAGAACCAGGTCCAGAAAGTACCGTGAAGAGTACAGGTCCTATGGCAGAATCAGTTCTAGAAGGGACCACAGCAGAACTGGGTCCAGATGTTACCATGAGGAGCACAAGTCCTGCAACAGAACTGGGTCCAGATGTTACCATGAGGAGCACAAGTCCTGCAACAGAACTGGGTCCAGATGTTACCATGAGGAGCACAAGTCCTGCAGCAGACCTGGGTCCAGATGTTACCATGAGGAGTGCACATCCTGCAGTGGAACTGGGTCCAGATGTTACCATGAGGAGCACAAGTCCTGCAGCAGAACTGGGTCCAGATGTTGCCATGAGGAGCACAAGTCCTGCAACAGAACTGGGTCCAGATGTTACCATGAGGAGCACAAGTCCTGCAGCAGACCTGGGTCCAGATGTTACCATGAGGAGTGCACATCCTGCAGTGGAACTGGGTCCAGATGTTACCATGAGGAGCACAAGTCCTGCAGCAGAACTGGGTCCAGATGTTACCATGAGGAGTTCACATCCTGCAGCAGAACTGGGTCCAGATGTTACCATGAGGAGCACAAGTCCTGCAGCAGACCTGGGTCCAGATGTTACCATGAGGAGCACACATCCTGCTGCAGAACTGGATCCAGATGTTACCATGAGGAGCACAAGTCCTGCAGCAGACCTGGGTCCAGATGTTACTATGAGGAGCACAAGTCCTGCAGCAGACCTGGGTCCAGATGTTCCCGTGAGAAGTGCACATCCTGCAGCAGAACTTGATCCAGAAAGTACTTTGTGGACCACACATCTTCCAGAAGAACAGGATCCAGATGGCAGTATGCAAAGTGCACGTTCTTCAGCAGAATTGAGCTTGGGTGTTAGCATATGGAGTGCATATCCCACAGCAGATACTTCCACCTGGAGCACACATCCTGCACCTGAATCTGAACTAGAAGGTACCACATGGGACACACATTCTTCAGCCGATTTTGATCTAGATGGTACCATGAGGAACAAACATCCTtcagcagaagcaaatctcaaagGCACAATGGAGAGTAAACATATTGCAGCAGAAACCAGTCTAAGAGATACCACGTGGAGGACTCATCCCACAGAAGAACTAGGATCAGATGGAATCATGAGGAGAACACTTTCCACAGCAGAATCAG GTGCTGGTCCAATGGGAATCTCTGCTCTGCCCACTAGAGTTTCATCACCCTCTCCATCTCTGGGCCCCACCCAGGGGTTGGCTGTATCTCCTGTCCTTGCTGTTCAACTGAGTCCAGGCTCCGGCACCCGCTCACAGCACCACACAGGGGCCCCCAGTACGCAGAGACCCTCAGAACCTACCCAGTACCCTGATATCTCCAACACCCAGGGACCCCCAGCATCCTTCCAACACCCTGCAGAGAGCCCCACTGCTTGGACAGAGCTTGTGCTCTCCCAGCATCCCCCTGCAGAGCCCTCTGGCTTCTGGACACCCCCAGACCTCTTTATCCAGACTCCATCAAGTAACCCCAGCCCCCAGAGCCTCCCAGCACTCACCATGCTCCCCCTAGATCCCACCAGTCCTTACATGAATGCTGCTCATTTCAAGCACCTCATGGATATCCCCAGATCCCAGACCCTCCCAGCACCCTCTGAGGACCCCGTAGAGACCCTCAATACTCAGAAACCCTCAGTATCTGCCcagaaccccacagagacccTCAGCTCCAAGAGTCCCCCAGCACTCTCCCAGTATCTAACAGAGATCCTCAGCACACAGgtccccccagcacccacccacCACCCCATGGAGACCTCTGATAGCCAGCCCCCCGCAGCACCCACTGAACAATCCATGGAGATCTTCAGCACCCAGAGGCCCCCAACAGTGCCCCAGCACTTCACAGAGTCCCTCAGCATCCAGAGGCCCCCATCAACCCTACAACAACCTATGAAGACCTTTGGCACCCAGAACCCTCCAGTATCCCTTAAGCATCCCATGAAGTTGCTCAGTACTCagaccccccccatatcccaccaGCACCCCAAAGAACCCCTCAGTACCCAGACACCCCCAGGATCCCTGAAGCACCTCACAGATCCCCCCAGCACCCAGATTCCCTCAGCACCTGTCCAGCATCCAGTGGAGACTTTTGGCACTCAGACTCCCCGAGCATTCCTCCAGCACCCCATGAAGTTGTTCagcacccagacccccccagcacccacagaggCCCTCCGCACCCATTCTGCAAGCCCTGTACTGCCTGGACCCCCATGTACAG GTCCAGCCCAACCAGCACCACCGGTGCCAACGCTCTCTGCACTATGGGACCGGGGGGGACACTGTGTGGCCCCTGTGCTGCGGGCACTGCTGTGGGAGGTGCGGGGACTGCGGGGGCAGCTGCGGGCCCTGGCCCGCAACCAGCGTCGGGGAGCTCAGCGTCTGGAGGCCATCGCCCGCCGCCTGGGCAGGCTGACTGCCCTGGGGCAGCACATCCTGGAGGAGCCCCCCCGGCTGTATGGGGGTGTGGGCATCCGGAGAGGGGTCTTGCACAGGAGGCAAGGGAAATAA
- the LOC101747860 gene encoding mucin-19-like isoform X11, which produces MQPAPEQLPTRSLLVPPSALPRVSARPHSTSSPQPTPSSWPTAWTSETAPFLLRLAGGPGRCAGRVELLHAGSWGTVCDDGWGLLDAAVVCRQLGCGAAHKALRSAHFGPGIGPIWLDEVKCSGTEAALWHCPAEPWGKHNCDHREDAAVICTGPEDLSPVGTSPSPPEWDPASTIPRRPLGQILAIVIPTRPQRQDPAISVTRTTARAAGQDPDTSVPSTTSRSSGEDPATVFSTTTRSAVQGRVSATSTKAGRDPIRIIRITRLKAEQDPAGIIQSTKPKAAGVTRLKAGREPGGPTRSKVGWDPAGTNRSKVGRDSVGINRTKVGLDLVGTNRSKVGRESVGINKTKVRLDPVGTNRSKAGQSSVGINKTKVRLDPAGTNRSKAGQSSVGINKTKVRLDPAGTNRSKAGQSSVGISKTKVRLDPAGTNRSKAGQSSVGINKTKVKLDPAGTNRSKVGQYSVGINKVKAGQHLVGINKTKAGQDPAGTNRSKAGWDPAGTVRITRPKVGWDPLRTMWIAHPKAERIVVGANQSTRHWVLVGTTSGTKPQARQAPVGSTRSTQGLAGRDAVSAINMGNMGQEIAGVTQSTRSNAEQDSTLTMRLQASAAIWSNHSLGEPGPGDPVGSTLPVVLADPEGTMKSAASTAEPSLEGTLWVSHPSAELGSEGPVRSTQHAAELGPESTMWSIYPTAEPAPEGTMKSADPITELGPKVTLSMHPLTELDPDGNMGGAHTSVEPDPRGATNSTGPTAGLDPDNITGSTYPTTELGSDHIMGSTHTAAEPGPEGTMKSTDPTAGLDPDDDMGSTYPTKEPGPDRTMGSTHTAAELGPEGTMKSTGPTAGLNPDDIMGSTYFTTELGLDHTMGSTHTAAEPGPESTVKSTGPMAESVLEGTTAELGPDVTMRSTSPATELGPDVTMRSTSPATELGPDVTMRSTSPAADLGPDVTMRSAHPAVELGPDVTMRSTSPAAELGPDVAMRSTSPATELGPDVTMRSTSPAADLGPDVTMRSAHPAVELGPDVTMRSTSPAAELGPDVTMRSSHPAAELGPDVTMRSTSPAADLGPDVTMRSTHPAAELDPDVTMRSTSPAADLGPDVTMRSTSPAADLGPDVPVRSAHPAAELDPESTLWTTHLPEEQDPDGSMQSARSSAELSLGVSIWSAYPTADTSTWSTHPAPESELEGTTWDTHSSADFDLDGTMRNKHPSAEANLKGTMESKHIAAETSLRDTTWRTHPTEELGSDGIMRRTLSTAESGAGPMGISALPTRVSSPSPSLGPTQGLAVSPVLAVQLSPGSGTRSQHHTGAPSTQRPSEPTQYPDISNTQGPPASFQHPAESPTAWTELVLSQHPPAEPSGFWTPPDLFIQTPSSNPSPQSLPALTMLPLDPTSPYMNAAHFKHLMDIPRSQTLPAPSEDPVETLNTQKPSVSAQNPTETLSSKSPPALSQYLTEILSTQVPPAPTHHPMETSDSQPPAAPTEQSMEIFSTQRPPTVPQHFTESLSIQRPPSTLQQPMKTFGTQNPPVSLKHPMKLLSTQTPPISHQHPKEPLSTQTPPGSLKHLTDPPSTQIPSAPVQHPVETFGTQTPRAFLQHPMKLFSTQTPPAPTEALRTHSASPVLPGPPCTGPAQPAPPVPTLSALWDRGGHCVAPVLRALLWEVRGLRGQLRALARNQRRGAQRLEAIARRLGRLTALGQHILEEPPRLYGGVGIRRGVLHRRQGK; this is translated from the exons ATGCAGCCTGCTCCTGAACAGCTGCCCACCAGGTCATTGCTGGTgcccccctctgctctgccacgTGTGAGTGCCCGACCCCACAGCACCAGCTCCCCTCAGCCTACACCAAGCAGCTGGCCCACAGCATGGACATCAGAGACGG CCCCGTTCCTGCTGCGCCTGGCTGGGGGCCCTGGGCGCTGTGCAGGGCGCGTGGAGCTGCTGCATGCCGGGAGCTGGGGCACAGTCTGTGATGATGGCTGGGGCCTGCTGGATGCGGCTGTggtctgcaggcagctgggctgtggggctgcacacaAAGCCCTCCGCAGCGCCCACTTTGGTCCTGGCATTGGCCCCATATGGCTGGATGAGGTGAAGTGCAGTGGGACAGAGGCTGCACTGTGGCACTGCCCAGCTGAGCCTTGGGGCAAGCACAACTGTGACCACCGAGAGGATGCTGCTGTCATCTGCACAG GGCCAGAAGACTTGTCACCTGTGGGGacctccccatctcccccagAATGGGATCCAGCTAGCACCATCCCTCGACGTCCTCTAGGACAGATTCTGGCCATAGTCATTCCCACACGTCCCCAAAGACAGGATCCAGCTATCAGTGTCACTAGAACCACTGCACGAGCTGCAGGACAGGATCCAGACACCAGTGTCCCCAGCACTACCTCACGATCCTCAGGAGAGGATCCTGCCACTGTCTTCAGCACCACCACACGATCTGCAGTACAAGGTCGAGTCAGTGCCACCTCAACCAAAGCAGGGCGAGATCCCATCCGTATCATCAGGATCACCCGACTCAAAGCAGAACAGGATCCAGCTGGCATTATCCAGAGCACCAAGCCCAAGGCAGCTGGTGTCACCAGGCTGAAGGCAGGACGGGAGCCTGGTGGCCCCACCAGGTCCAAAGTTGGATGGGATCCAGCTGGCACCAACAGGTCCAAAGTGGGACGGGATTCAGTTGGCATCAACAGGACCAAAGTGGGACTGGATCTGGTTGGCACCAACAGGTCAAAGGTGGGACGGGAGTCTGTTGGCATCAACAAGACCAAAGTGAGATTGGATCCAGTTGGTACCAACAGGTCCAAGGCAGGACAGTCTTCTGTTGGCATCAACAAGACCAAAGTGAGATTGGATCCAGCTGGCACCAACAGGTCCAAGGCAGGACAGTCTTCTGTTGGCATCAACAAGACCAAAGTGAGATTGGATCCAGCTGGCACCAACAGGTCCAAGGCAGGACAGTCTTCTGTTGGCATCAGCAAGACCAAAGTGAGATTGGATCCAGCTGGCACCAACAGATCCAAGGCAGGACAGTCTTCTGTTGGCATCAACAAGACCAAAGTGAAATTGGATCCAGCTGGCACCAACAGATCCAAGGTAGGACAGTATTCTGTTGGCATCAACAAAGTCAAAGCAGGACAGCATCTGGTGGGCATCAACAAGACCAAAGCAGGACAGGATCCAGCTGGCACCAATAGGTCCAAGGCAGGATGGGATCCAGCTGGCACCGTTCGCATCACCCGACCCAAAGTGGGATGGGATCCGCTTCGTACCATGTGGATTGCCCATCCCAAAGCAGAGCGGATTGTTGTGGGAGCCAATCAGAGCACCAGGCATTGGGTTTTGGTGGGGACCACATCAGGAACCAAGCCTCAAGCAAGACAGGCTCCAGTTGGTTCCACCAGGAGCACTCAGGGGCTGGCAGGACGGGATGCCGTTAGTGCTATCAATATGGGCAATATGGGACAGGAGATTGCTGGTGTCACACAGAGCACCAGATCCAATGCAGAGCAGGACTCAACCCTTACCATGAGGCTCCAAGCAAGTGCTGCCATATGGAGTAACCACAGCCTGGGAGAACCAGGTCCAGGGGATCCTGTTGGGAGTACACTTCCTGTAGTATTAGCAGATCCAGAAGGTACCATGAAGAGTGCAGCTTCTACAGCAGAACCAAGTCTGGAAGGGACCTTGTGGGTTTCACATCCCTCAGCAGAACTGGGTTCCGAAGGTCCCGTAAGGAGCACTCAACATGCAGCAGAACTAGGTCCTGAAAGTACCATGTGGAGCATATAtcccacagcagagccagctccagAAGGTACCATGAAAAGCGCAGATCCTATAACAGAACTGGGTCCAAAAGTTACTTTGAGCATGCATCCTCTAACAGAACTGGACCCAGATGGTAACATGGGGGGTGCACATACTTCAGTAGAACCAGACCCTAGAGGTGCCACGAATAGCACAGGTCCTACAGCAGGACTGGATCCAGATAATATCACAGGGAGCACATATCCCACAACAGAACTAGGTTCAGATCATATCATGGGGAGCACACATACTGCAGCAGAACCAGGTCCAGAAGGTACCATGAAGAGTACAGATCCTACAGCAGGACTGGATCCAGATGATGACATGGGGAGCACATATCCCACAAAAGAACCGGGTCCAGATCGTACCATGGGGAGCACACATACTGCAGCAGAACTAGGTCCAGAAGGTACCATGAAGAGTACAGGTCCTACGGCAGGACTGAATCCAGATGATATAATGGGGAGCACATATTTCACAACAGAACTAGGTCTAGATCATACCATGGGGAGCACACATACAGCAGCAGAACCAGGTCCAGAAAGTACCGTGAAGAGTACAGGTCCTATGGCAGAATCAGTTCTAGAAGGGACCACAGCAGAACTGGGTCCAGATGTTACCATGAGGAGCACAAGTCCTGCAACAGAACTGGGTCCAGATGTTACCATGAGGAGCACAAGTCCTGCAACAGAACTGGGTCCAGATGTTACCATGAGGAGCACAAGTCCTGCAGCAGACCTGGGTCCAGATGTTACCATGAGGAGTGCACATCCTGCAGTGGAACTGGGTCCAGATGTTACCATGAGGAGCACAAGTCCTGCAGCAGAACTGGGTCCAGATGTTGCCATGAGGAGCACAAGTCCTGCAACAGAACTGGGTCCAGATGTTACCATGAGGAGCACAAGTCCTGCAGCAGACCTGGGTCCAGATGTTACCATGAGGAGTGCACATCCTGCAGTGGAACTGGGTCCAGATGTTACCATGAGGAGCACAAGTCCTGCAGCAGAACTGGGTCCAGATGTTACCATGAGGAGTTCACATCCTGCAGCAGAACTGGGTCCAGATGTTACCATGAGGAGCACAAGTCCTGCAGCAGACCTGGGTCCAGATGTTACCATGAGGAGCACACATCCTGCTGCAGAACTGGATCCAGATGTTACCATGAGGAGCACAAGTCCTGCAGCAGACCTGGGTCCAGATGTTACTATGAGGAGCACAAGTCCTGCAGCAGACCTGGGTCCAGATGTTCCCGTGAGAAGTGCACATCCTGCAGCAGAACTTGATCCAGAAAGTACTTTGTGGACCACACATCTTCCAGAAGAACAGGATCCAGATGGCAGTATGCAAAGTGCACGTTCTTCAGCAGAATTGAGCTTGGGTGTTAGCATATGGAGTGCATATCCCACAGCAGATACTTCCACCTGGAGCACACATCCTGCACCTGAATCTGAACTAGAAGGTACCACATGGGACACACATTCTTCAGCCGATTTTGATCTAGATGGTACCATGAGGAACAAACATCCTtcagcagaagcaaatctcaaagGCACAATGGAGAGTAAACATATTGCAGCAGAAACCAGTCTAAGAGATACCACGTGGAGGACTCATCCCACAGAAGAACTAGGATCAGATGGAATCATGAGGAGAACACTTTCCACAGCAGAATCAG GTGCTGGTCCAATGGGAATCTCTGCTCTGCCCACTAGAGTTTCATCACCCTCTCCATCTCTGGGCCCCACCCAGGGGTTGGCTGTATCTCCTGTCCTTGCTGTTCAACTGAGTCCAGGCTCCGGCACCCGCTCACAGCACCACACAGGGGCCCCCAGTACGCAGAGACCCTCAGAACCTACCCAGTACCCTGATATCTCCAACACCCAGGGACCCCCAGCATCCTTCCAACACCCTGCAGAGAGCCCCACTGCTTGGACAGAGCTTGTGCTCTCCCAGCATCCCCCTGCAGAGCCCTCTGGCTTCTGGACACCCCCAGACCTCTTTATCCAGACTCCATCAAGTAACCCCAGCCCCCAGAGCCTCCCAGCACTCACCATGCTCCCCCTAGATCCCACCAGTCCTTACATGAATGCTGCTCATTTCAAGCACCTCATGGATATCCCCAGATCCCAGACCCTCCCAGCACCCTCTGAGGACCCCGTAGAGACCCTCAATACTCAGAAACCCTCAGTATCTGCCcagaaccccacagagacccTCAGCTCCAAGAGTCCCCCAGCACTCTCCCAGTATCTAACAGAGATCCTCAGCACACAGgtccccccagcacccacccacCACCCCATGGAGACCTCTGATAGCCAGCCCCCCGCAGCACCCACTGAACAATCCATGGAGATCTTCAGCACCCAGAGGCCCCCAACAGTGCCCCAGCACTTCACAGAGTCCCTCAGCATCCAGAGGCCCCCATCAACCCTACAACAACCTATGAAGACCTTTGGCACCCAGAACCCTCCAGTATCCCTTAAGCATCCCATGAAGTTGCTCAGTACTCagaccccccccatatcccaccaGCACCCCAAAGAACCCCTCAGTACCCAGACACCCCCAGGATCCCTGAAGCACCTCACAGATCCCCCCAGCACCCAGATTCCCTCAGCACCTGTCCAGCATCCAGTGGAGACTTTTGGCACTCAGACTCCCCGAGCATTCCTCCAGCACCCCATGAAGTTGTTCagcacccagacccccccagcacccacagaggCCCTCCGCACCCATTCTGCAAGCCCTGTACTGCCTGGACCCCCATGTACAG GTCCAGCCCAACCAGCACCACCGGTGCCAACGCTCTCTGCACTATGGGACCGGGGGGGACACTGTGTGGCCCCTGTGCTGCGGGCACTGCTGTGGGAGGTGCGGGGACTGCGGGGGCAGCTGCGGGCCCTGGCCCGCAACCAGCGTCGGGGAGCTCAGCGTCTGGAGGCCATCGCCCGCCGCCTGGGCAGGCTGACTGCCCTGGGGCAGCACATCCTGGAGGAGCCCCCCCGGCTGTATGGGGGTGTGGGCATCCGGAGAGGGGTCTTGCACAGGAGGCAAGGGAAATAA